Proteins co-encoded in one Desulfoplanes formicivorans genomic window:
- a CDS encoding efflux RND transporter periplasmic adaptor subunit, translated as MSTPIKMVLIILVLGLAGGAGWYVFERKANPQTELVLNGNVEVTESSLGFRIPGRLIARFKDEGDLVSQGELLAELDDGDEKTALARALAEKTRAQAALDDLLQGNRKQQIREAEQAVAKARAGLNRATADLDLARMDFKRFQTLYNDAVISKQEFDRARTAFVTAQKRVDEYRASVRSARAHLDLVREGFRSGDIDKARAVLAAAEQEVKQARLRLSYTRLYAPFAGTVLTKVAEPGEYLGAGSVVLTMADLSRVFVRAFVPEPQLVRVKQGDSVKVSVDGLGDTRFTGQVGFIADEAEFTPKTVQTPEERIKLVYRIKVYVDNPQGLLKAGMPARVHIPLNPGQ; from the coding sequence GTGTCCACACCCATCAAAATGGTGCTGATCATCCTTGTCCTTGGTCTTGCTGGGGGTGCAGGATGGTATGTTTTCGAACGAAAGGCCAACCCGCAAACCGAACTGGTGCTCAACGGCAATGTGGAGGTCACGGAATCGTCCCTGGGATTTCGCATCCCCGGTCGATTGATTGCCAGGTTCAAGGATGAGGGAGATCTGGTCAGTCAGGGCGAGCTTCTGGCCGAGCTTGATGACGGGGATGAAAAGACCGCCCTTGCCCGGGCCCTTGCCGAGAAAACCCGGGCCCAGGCTGCCCTTGACGATCTGTTGCAGGGCAATCGGAAGCAGCAGATCCGTGAGGCGGAACAAGCGGTTGCCAAGGCTCGGGCAGGGTTGAATCGGGCCACGGCCGACCTTGATCTGGCCCGGATGGATTTCAAGCGATTTCAGACCTTGTACAACGATGCCGTGATCAGCAAGCAGGAGTTTGACAGGGCCCGGACCGCGTTTGTCACGGCTCAGAAACGGGTGGACGAGTACAGGGCCAGCGTGCGCAGTGCCCGGGCCCATCTGGATCTTGTGCGCGAAGGATTTCGTTCCGGGGATATTGACAAGGCCAGGGCGGTGCTTGCTGCTGCCGAGCAGGAAGTCAAGCAGGCCCGGTTGCGGCTTTCGTATACCCGGTTGTACGCCCCGTTTGCCGGTACGGTGCTGACCAAGGTGGCCGAACCCGGGGAATATCTCGGAGCAGGGTCCGTGGTACTGACCATGGCTGATCTTTCCCGGGTCTTTGTGCGCGCCTTTGTGCCCGAACCCCAGCTGGTCCGGGTCAAGCAGGGAGATTCGGTCAAGGTGAGCGTGGACGGTCTTGGGGACACACGTTTCACGGGCCAGGTGGGGTTTATTGCCGACGAGGCCGAGTTTACGCCCAAGACAGTTCAGACTCCTGAGGAACGGATCAAACTGGTCTATCGGATCAAGGTGTATGTGGACAATCCCCAAGGACTCCTCAAGGCGGGCATGCCGGCCAGGGTCCACATCCCGCTCAATCCCGGGCAATGA
- a CDS encoding TetR/AcrR family transcriptional regulator, protein MHPFTHHSPNERSILEPAARIFALRGYAGTSMDEIARAAGVNKATIYYRIGNKARVYERVLVGYFCHIAEVLEQRLHAVPIPRDRARILVETLAAIFAEHGDMPPLLLHELASGGEHLSPDVLAGIARVLQTSLTTLSALPMVQQGGVSPLLAHLMIIGSLFFTSLSGSVAMRLAANIPQGTEKDVSLELMKDLLLELFVDRDVPSRKED, encoded by the coding sequence ATGCATCCCTTTACCCATCATTCTCCCAATGAACGCTCCATTCTTGAACCCGCAGCCAGGATATTCGCCCTTCGTGGCTACGCAGGTACGAGCATGGATGAGATCGCCCGGGCGGCCGGGGTGAACAAGGCCACCATCTACTATCGAATCGGCAACAAGGCCAGGGTCTACGAGCGCGTGCTGGTCGGATATTTCTGCCATATAGCCGAGGTTCTCGAACAACGGTTGCATGCAGTCCCCATTCCCCGGGATCGAGCACGGATTCTGGTGGAAACGTTGGCCGCCATCTTTGCCGAACATGGCGACATGCCTCCCCTTTTGCTGCACGAGCTGGCCTCGGGAGGAGAACACCTGTCACCCGATGTCCTTGCCGGGATTGCCCGGGTACTGCAAACAAGCCTGACCACCTTGTCCGCGCTTCCCATGGTGCAGCAGGGCGGTGTTTCGCCCCTGCTGGCGCATCTTATGATTATCGGCTCCCTGTTTTTCACGTCCCTTTCGGGATCTGTGGCCATGCGGCTGGCTGCCAACATCCCACAAGGAACCGAAAAGGACGTCTCCTTGGAGTTGATGAAGGATCTTCTTCTCGAACTTTTTGTGGATCGGGATGTTCCAAGCCGGAAGGAGGATTGA
- a CDS encoding MGMT family protein → MTKHPFTAKAIQCIRAIPPGKVATYGQIATMAGNPRGARQVARILHACSQREQLPWHRVVNREGRIALGRFQGKKDQQRFLEREGVVFDPTGRIDLKRFLWRPEQPFHHGCEPA, encoded by the coding sequence ATGACCAAACATCCCTTTACCGCCAAAGCCATCCAGTGCATCAGGGCCATCCCTCCCGGCAAGGTGGCCACCTACGGACAAATAGCGACCATGGCCGGCAATCCCCGGGGAGCCAGACAGGTCGCACGGATTCTTCATGCCTGCTCCCAAAGGGAACAACTGCCCTGGCACCGGGTGGTCAATCGGGAAGGCCGCATTGCCCTGGGACGATTTCAGGGAAAAAAGGACCAGCAACGATTTTTGGAAAGGGAAGGGGTGGTGTTCGACCCCACCGGACGGATCGACCTCAAACGATTCCTGTGGCGGCCCGAACAACCGTTTCATCATGGATGCGAACCTGCCTGA
- a CDS encoding iron-containing alcohol dehydrogenase, with the protein MNGFDYYIPTKILFGPGKLNQLATEKLPGTKALIVISSGTSMHKFGYLERVQNLLAKQGIESVVFNKILPNPIKEHVNEGAAMARENGCDFVIGLGGGSSIDAAKSIAIMTVNPGDYWDYIHGGSGGGKPVTNGALPIVAITTTAGTGTEVDPWTVITNKHEKIGFGDPSCTFPVLAVVDPELMVSVPPRLTAYQGFDAFFHAAEGVMANVANPISDLYALESIRLLTTYLPRAVKDGSDMEARGYVALANTLSGMVESTSSCISEHSLEHALSALHPELPHGAGLIMLSEAYFRHFADKIPEKFQKIATAMGSDNAVDALINLQEACGVRDLKMSDFGITEDELPQAAQIARTTMGFLYSLDPVPLSDADAEAILRASFK; encoded by the coding sequence ATGAACGGATTCGACTATTATATCCCCACAAAAATTCTTTTTGGACCCGGAAAACTCAATCAGCTGGCCACGGAAAAACTGCCGGGCACCAAGGCCCTGATAGTCATTTCCAGCGGAACCTCCATGCACAAATTCGGGTACCTGGAACGCGTGCAGAACCTCCTTGCCAAGCAGGGCATTGAATCCGTGGTCTTCAACAAGATCCTGCCCAATCCCATCAAGGAACACGTGAATGAAGGAGCTGCAATGGCCCGGGAAAACGGATGTGATTTCGTCATTGGCCTGGGAGGCGGTTCGTCCATTGATGCGGCCAAATCCATAGCCATCATGACCGTGAACCCCGGGGATTACTGGGACTACATTCATGGTGGCAGCGGCGGGGGCAAACCCGTTACCAACGGCGCCCTGCCCATTGTGGCCATCACCACCACCGCAGGTACCGGCACCGAAGTCGATCCCTGGACCGTTATCACCAACAAGCACGAAAAGATCGGATTCGGCGATCCCTCCTGCACCTTTCCAGTTCTGGCGGTTGTGGATCCGGAACTCATGGTGTCGGTTCCCCCCCGCCTGACCGCCTATCAGGGCTTTGACGCCTTTTTCCATGCGGCCGAAGGGGTCATGGCCAATGTGGCCAATCCCATAAGCGATCTGTATGCGCTGGAAAGCATCAGGCTGTTGACCACCTATCTTCCCCGCGCGGTCAAGGATGGCAGCGACATGGAAGCCCGGGGGTATGTGGCCCTGGCCAACACCCTGTCGGGCATGGTTGAATCCACTTCAAGCTGTATTTCCGAGCATTCCCTGGAACATGCCTTGAGTGCCCTGCATCCCGAACTCCCCCATGGGGCCGGCCTGATCATGCTCTCGGAAGCCTATTTCCGCCACTTTGCCGACAAGATTCCCGAAAAGTTTCAGAAGATAGCCACGGCCATGGGCAGTGACAACGCCGTGGACGCTCTGATCAATCTTCAGGAGGCCTGCGGAGTACGCGATCTGAAGATGTCCGATTTCGGCATCACCGAGGATGAACTTCCTCAAGCAGCTCAAATTGCACGTACAACCATGGGCTTTCTCTACTCCCTGGACCCGGTTCCCCTGTCGGATGCAGATGCCGAGGCCATCTTGCGGGCCTCCTTCAAATAA
- the hpsH gene encoding (2S)-3-sulfopropanediol dehydratase activating enzyme: MSSIVDRKTTGTVFSVQKYSVHDGPGIRTIVFMKGCPLHCAWCSNPESQDFKPQLAYNRNNCIGADKCRFCLERCTSGAITMAEDGKVDIDHDLIKNELFLADVCPGNAIIVYGQEQSVDTVLKRVEEDERFYARSGGGMTLSGGEPFAQPEFALALLREAKHRRIHTAVETCGQAPWDVIESCLPYLDHILFDIKSLDDAKHKEKTGWSGKQIRDNLKRIKEAYPNKKIRVRTPVIPGFNDTVEDIRAIIDFVDGLPGEKCEYEALPFHRMGQPKYTNLGKVYPYADIVKLDDELVVAIKELEERYKNGMWHKGDDTSAC, from the coding sequence ATGAGCTCGATTGTGGATAGAAAAACGACCGGGACCGTGTTCAGTGTTCAGAAATATTCTGTGCATGATGGACCGGGCATCAGAACTATTGTCTTCATGAAGGGATGTCCTCTTCATTGTGCCTGGTGTTCCAACCCCGAATCCCAGGATTTCAAACCCCAGCTGGCCTATAACCGGAACAACTGCATTGGAGCTGACAAGTGCCGGTTCTGTCTGGAACGCTGCACCAGCGGTGCCATCACCATGGCCGAAGACGGCAAGGTGGATATTGATCATGATCTGATCAAAAACGAATTGTTTTTGGCCGATGTCTGTCCTGGCAACGCCATCATTGTGTACGGCCAGGAGCAGAGCGTGGATACGGTGCTCAAGCGGGTTGAGGAAGACGAGCGTTTCTATGCCCGTTCCGGCGGGGGCATGACCCTTTCGGGAGGCGAACCCTTTGCCCAGCCCGAGTTTGCCCTTGCCCTTTTGCGGGAGGCCAAGCATCGACGGATCCACACGGCCGTTGAAACCTGCGGCCAGGCCCCCTGGGACGTGATTGAATCGTGCCTGCCCTATCTGGATCACATCCTTTTTGACATCAAATCCCTGGATGATGCCAAGCACAAGGAGAAAACCGGATGGAGCGGCAAGCAGATCCGGGACAATCTCAAGCGCATCAAGGAAGCCTATCCCAACAAGAAGATCAGGGTCCGCACTCCGGTTATTCCCGGCTTCAATGACACGGTGGAAGACATCCGGGCCATCATTGATTTTGTGGATGGTCTGCCAGGGGAAAAATGCGAGTATGAAGCCCTGCCCTTTCACCGCATGGGTCAGCCCAAGTACACCAACCTGGGCAAGGTCTATCCCTATGCCGATATCGTGAAGCTGGATGACGAGCTTGTGGTGGCCATCAAGGAGTTGGAAGAACGCTACAAGAACGGCATGTGGCATAAGGGAGATGACACCAGTGCCTGCTGA
- the hpsG gene encoding (2S)-3-sulfopropanediol dehydratase has product MECCLSHQEQMLENKIKGLDNPYRETHKRVFKILETIENQTPSIDVERALYFTQSMKETEGQHLTLRWAKALYNIAKNITVYIDDDNLLCGRAGAQGRYGILYPELDGDFLGMAVKELPNRENSPFTLTQEDADIIINEIAPYWKGKTYHEDLNKAFGPETHALTYDDADGLHSRYIVNETSSFRSCLQWVHDYEVVLKRGFGGIRAEMQEKLDALDPFSPKDNTEKKPFIEAIITVCDAIILWANRHADLAEKKAAEEKDETRKAELLEMARICRKVPEHPAETFHEAVQSQWFTQMFSRLEQKTGTIVSNGRMDQYFYPYYKKDVEEGRMDEIKAMELIECMFVGMAQFIDLYISPQGGDFNEGYAHWEAVTIGGQTKDGLDATNELSYLFLRSKREFPHHYPDLAARIHARAPQRFLAEIAETIKEGSGFPKLINDEEVIPLHLAKGAKFEEIYDYSISGCAEIRMPNRDTYTSGCPYINFAAALEMVMYNGKMLKYGDEQLAPATGDPCEFKTFDEFLNAYTIQHRNLLKHAFAQQARVIDLRKNHFAAPLADAMHALCRKHCVDIHQPDVPEGIDLGYFEVIGYGTVIDSLAAIKKLVFEDKKLTMKQVIEACKADFKGHEDVQALLKTAPCYGNNDPYADELGKYVDALSVEFAEKYQDELGVHLDVRYVPFTSHVPFGRVVSATPNGRVAWYPLSDGSSASHGADKNGPTAILMSNYTTKNFNHRERAARLVNIKFTPKCLEGEEGTQKMVDFIRAYCDLRLWHIQFNVINAETLIKAQKNPEQYRNLIVRIAGYSAYFCDLSKDLQDDLIARTAHDVM; this is encoded by the coding sequence ATGGAATGCTGCCTTTCACACCAGGAACAGATGCTGGAGAACAAGATCAAAGGTCTTGATAATCCCTACCGTGAAACCCACAAACGCGTTTTCAAAATTCTTGAAACCATCGAAAACCAGACACCTTCCATTGATGTTGAACGTGCTCTGTACTTCACTCAATCAATGAAGGAAACCGAAGGCCAGCACCTGACCCTGCGTTGGGCCAAGGCCTTGTACAATATCGCCAAGAACATCACTGTGTATATTGATGACGATAACCTGCTCTGTGGTCGCGCCGGTGCCCAAGGTCGTTACGGCATCCTGTATCCCGAGTTGGATGGTGATTTTCTGGGCATGGCAGTCAAGGAATTGCCCAACCGGGAAAATTCTCCCTTTACCCTGACCCAGGAAGATGCCGATATCATCATCAATGAGATCGCTCCTTACTGGAAGGGCAAGACATATCATGAAGATCTGAACAAGGCCTTTGGGCCCGAGACCCATGCCCTGACCTATGACGATGCCGACGGTCTTCATTCCCGCTACATTGTCAACGAAACTTCTTCCTTTCGTTCCTGCCTCCAGTGGGTACACGATTACGAAGTCGTCCTGAAGCGTGGTTTCGGTGGCATCCGTGCAGAAATGCAGGAAAAGCTGGATGCCCTGGATCCCTTCTCTCCCAAGGACAACACCGAGAAGAAGCCCTTTATCGAAGCCATCATCACGGTTTGTGACGCCATTATCCTCTGGGCCAACCGCCATGCTGATCTGGCCGAGAAAAAGGCTGCCGAGGAAAAGGACGAAACCCGCAAGGCCGAGCTTCTGGAAATGGCCAGAATCTGCCGCAAGGTTCCCGAGCATCCTGCCGAGACCTTTCACGAGGCTGTCCAGTCCCAGTGGTTCACCCAGATGTTCTCCCGTCTGGAGCAGAAGACTGGAACCATTGTTTCCAACGGCCGCATGGATCAGTACTTCTACCCCTACTACAAAAAGGACGTGGAAGAAGGCCGCATGGACGAGATCAAGGCCATGGAACTGATCGAGTGCATGTTTGTAGGCATGGCCCAGTTCATTGATCTGTACATTTCTCCCCAGGGCGGTGACTTCAATGAAGGCTATGCCCATTGGGAAGCCGTGACCATTGGCGGCCAGACCAAGGATGGCCTGGATGCCACCAACGAACTTTCCTACCTGTTTCTGCGCTCCAAGCGTGAATTTCCGCACCATTATCCGGACCTGGCTGCCCGTATCCACGCCCGTGCGCCCCAGCGGTTTCTGGCCGAGATCGCCGAGACCATCAAGGAAGGTTCCGGTTTCCCCAAGCTGATCAACGACGAGGAAGTCATTCCCCTGCATCTGGCCAAGGGTGCCAAGTTCGAGGAGATCTACGACTACTCCATCTCCGGATGTGCCGAGATCCGCATGCCCAACCGCGACACCTACACCTCGGGTTGCCCGTACATCAACTTTGCCGCGGCCCTCGAGATGGTCATGTACAACGGCAAGATGCTCAAATACGGCGACGAGCAGCTTGCTCCGGCCACAGGCGATCCCTGCGAATTCAAGACCTTTGATGAATTCCTGAACGCCTACACCATTCAGCACAGAAATCTGCTCAAGCACGCCTTTGCCCAGCAAGCCCGGGTCATCGACCTGCGCAAGAATCATTTTGCCGCACCTCTGGCTGATGCCATGCACGCCCTTTGCCGCAAGCATTGTGTGGACATCCACCAGCCCGATGTGCCCGAAGGCATTGATCTTGGTTACTTTGAGGTCATTGGATACGGAACCGTCATCGACTCCCTGGCGGCCATCAAGAAGCTGGTTTTCGAGGACAAGAAGCTGACCATGAAGCAGGTCATTGAAGCCTGCAAGGCCGACTTCAAGGGTCATGAGGATGTGCAGGCCCTGCTCAAGACCGCTCCCTGCTATGGCAACAATGATCCTTATGCCGATGAGCTCGGTAAATATGTTGATGCCCTGAGCGTTGAATTTGCCGAGAAGTACCAGGATGAGCTGGGCGTGCATCTGGATGTCCGGTATGTGCCCTTTACCTCGCACGTTCCCTTTGGCCGTGTGGTCTCTGCCACTCCCAATGGCCGTGTAGCCTGGTACCCCCTGTCCGATGGTTCCTCGGCTTCCCATGGTGCCGACAAGAATGGTCCTACCGCCATCCTCATGTCCAACTACACCACCAAGAACTTCAACCATCGTGAACGGGCCGCCCGTCTGGTGAACATCAAGTTCACTCCCAAGTGTCTGGAAGGCGAGGAAGGTACCCAGAAGATGGTTGACTTCATCCGAGCCTACTGTGATCTGCGCCTGTGGCATATCCAGTTCAACGTGATCAATGCCGAGACCCTGATCAAGGCCCAGAAGAATCCCGAGCAGTACCGCAACCTGATTGTGCGTATTGCCGGCTATTCCGCCTACTTCTGCGACCTGTCCAAGGATCTCCAGGATGATCTGATCGCCCGTACCGCCCACGATGTCATGTAA
- a CDS encoding TRAP transporter large permease, translating to MLAHILDPAHKTRGFWGWLDENLEKPFLFVGLLAIIFIITWQTLSRYILAKLTGSASAGAWSEELARFIFIWISYLAIPLAIKNRENIRVDILFDRLSERWQGIFWIVNDLCFLVLAVAVTFLGADKLRILTDYPQIAPGLNISYAIPYAILPIGFALMCLRLGQDIYQQYQKTGLNDSLLAVLITAVLFTPVLIGVKFSAPALLFGYFLVFIAIGVPIGISLGLAALVTVTVSGTLPVAYIAQTAFTSIDSFPIMAIPFFIAAGIFMGAGGLSTRLLNLADELLGPLPGGMALATIATCMFFAAISGSGPATVAAIGSLTIPAMIERGYDKFFSCAVVAAAGAIGVMIPPSNPFVIYGVAAQASIGNLFIAGIVPGLLTGLVLMGFSYVYSKKKGWMGEEKDRSIKSVFKAFWNAKLALMVPVIVLGGIYGGLMTPTEAAAVAAFYGLIVGLFVYKGLNRQNLVKTFMDVCSTSAIVIILMAMAKVFGNVMTIEQIPTAIANFILGLTNSKIVILLLINVLLLFIGTFMEALAAIVILVPILLPIVLKVGVDPIHFGIIMVVNLAIGFVTPPVGVNLFVAAGVARVKLGDISKQIVPILALMILVLLAITYIPAISLCLIDG from the coding sequence ATGCTTGCACATATACTGGATCCCGCCCACAAAACCAGGGGCTTTTGGGGCTGGCTGGACGAAAATCTTGAAAAGCCCTTTCTGTTTGTCGGACTTCTGGCCATCATCTTCATCATCACCTGGCAGACCCTGTCCAGGTACATCCTTGCAAAACTCACCGGCAGTGCCAGTGCCGGGGCCTGGTCCGAAGAACTGGCCCGGTTCATCTTCATTTGGATTTCCTATCTGGCCATTCCCCTGGCCATCAAGAACCGGGAAAACATCCGGGTGGACATCCTTTTTGACCGTCTTTCCGAGCGGTGGCAGGGCATTTTCTGGATCGTCAATGATCTCTGCTTTCTGGTTCTGGCTGTGGCCGTGACCTTTCTGGGTGCCGACAAGCTCAGAATCCTCACCGACTATCCGCAGATCGCTCCTGGCCTGAATATCTCCTATGCCATTCCCTATGCCATTTTGCCCATAGGGTTTGCCCTCATGTGCCTGCGTCTGGGCCAGGATATCTACCAGCAATACCAAAAGACCGGCCTGAACGATTCCCTGCTTGCCGTGCTCATCACGGCCGTGCTCTTCACTCCTGTGCTCATTGGTGTGAAGTTCAGTGCGCCTGCCCTGCTTTTCGGCTACTTTTTGGTGTTCATTGCCATTGGTGTGCCCATCGGCATCAGCCTGGGGCTGGCCGCCCTGGTGACGGTAACTGTTTCGGGTACGCTTCCTGTGGCCTACATTGCCCAGACCGCGTTCACCTCCATTGACAGTTTTCCCATCATGGCCATTCCCTTTTTCATTGCTGCAGGTATCTTCATGGGTGCCGGAGGGTTATCCACCCGTCTTTTGAACCTGGCTGACGAGCTTCTTGGCCCCCTACCCGGAGGCATGGCCCTGGCAACCATTGCCACCTGCATGTTTTTTGCCGCCATTTCCGGTTCCGGACCAGCCACCGTGGCCGCCATTGGCTCCCTGACCATTCCGGCCATGATCGAACGCGGCTATGACAAGTTCTTTTCCTGTGCCGTTGTTGCCGCAGCCGGTGCCATCGGGGTCATGATTCCGCCCAGCAACCCCTTTGTCATCTACGGTGTTGCCGCCCAGGCCTCCATCGGCAACCTGTTCATCGCCGGTATCGTGCCCGGCCTCCTTACGGGCCTGGTGCTCATGGGCTTCAGCTATGTCTATTCCAAAAAGAAAGGCTGGATGGGTGAGGAAAAGGATCGTTCCATAAAGTCCGTGTTCAAGGCTTTCTGGAATGCCAAGCTGGCCCTTATGGTCCCGGTCATCGTGCTCGGGGGTATCTATGGTGGGTTGATGACCCCCACCGAGGCTGCAGCCGTGGCTGCATTCTACGGTCTGATTGTCGGGCTGTTCGTGTACAAGGGGCTCAATCGCCAGAATCTGGTCAAGACCTTCATGGATGTCTGCTCCACCTCGGCCATTGTCATCATCCTCATGGCCATGGCCAAGGTCTTCGGCAATGTCATGACCATTGAACAGATACCCACGGCCATTGCCAATTTCATCCTCGGCCTGACCAACAGCAAGATCGTCATTCTCCTGCTCATCAATGTGCTGCTGCTGTTCATCGGTACCTTTATGGAAGCCCTGGCCGCCATTGTCATTCTGGTGCCCATCCTGCTGCCCATCGTGCTCAAGGTCGGGGTTGACCCCATCCATTTCGGTATCATCATGGTCGTCAACCTGGCCATCGGGTTTGTCACCCCGCCGGTGGGCGTGAACCTGTTCGTGGCCGCTGGCGTTGCCCGGGTCAAACTGGGTGATATCTCCAAACAAATTGTGCCCATTCTGGCCCTGATGATTCTGGTCCTCTTGGCCATCACCTACATTCCCGCCATATCCCTGTGTCTGATTGACGGGTAG
- a CDS encoding TRAP transporter substrate-binding protein — protein MIDRKTWLYGALLLGWAVIVLGFHAYAGKSRTEVVKIRLAHPMAPGNNVTLGYEKFAELVKEKSKGKIVVEVYGSCMLGSDRVGMESAQSGSLEMASSSSPNMANFSNDFMIFDLPYVTDIKYQKNLYDALDNGPLGKYFDNLAEKINLRPVMFSEYGYRNFVTTGRPISTVDTVEGLKVRVTSSPVEIATAEALGMSPTPVAWGETYTAMQQGTVDGEGNTFSLLCDAKHNEVIKSAIDSRHNYSMHMLMVNNEFWNKLDARQQRIISEAAHEALVYQRGITKTLEEVATKKFQDQGIAVHFLTPEELQAFKDKTRSVWDKYRSSIPQELFDMVAATQTDDYVAVGDADSGTNKGLYNAVATSL, from the coding sequence ATGATTGATCGTAAAACGTGGCTCTATGGGGCCCTGCTTTTGGGCTGGGCAGTTATTGTGCTGGGTTTTCATGCCTATGCCGGGAAGAGTCGGACCGAGGTGGTGAAGATCCGGCTGGCCCATCCCATGGCACCGGGAAACAATGTGACCCTGGGGTATGAGAAATTCGCCGAACTGGTGAAGGAAAAGTCAAAAGGCAAGATCGTTGTCGAGGTGTATGGCAGTTGCATGCTTGGCTCCGACCGAGTGGGCATGGAATCCGCCCAGAGCGGTTCCCTGGAAATGGCCTCCAGCTCTTCGCCGAACATGGCCAACTTTTCCAATGACTTCATGATCTTTGATCTCCCCTATGTCACGGATATCAAATATCAGAAAAATCTCTATGATGCCTTGGATAACGGTCCTTTGGGTAAATATTTCGACAACCTGGCCGAAAAGATCAACCTTCGTCCGGTCATGTTCAGCGAATACGGGTACCGTAATTTCGTGACCACGGGGCGGCCCATTTCCACGGTTGATACGGTTGAGGGCCTCAAGGTCCGGGTGACCTCCTCGCCTGTGGAAATTGCCACGGCCGAGGCCCTGGGCATGAGTCCTACGCCGGTGGCCTGGGGTGAAACCTATACCGCCATGCAGCAGGGTACAGTGGACGGCGAAGGCAATACCTTTTCCCTGCTCTGCGATGCCAAGCATAACGAGGTCATCAAGTCGGCCATAGATTCCCGTCATAATTACAGCATGCATATGCTCATGGTGAACAACGAGTTCTGGAACAAGCTTGATGCCCGACAGCAGCGCATCATTTCCGAAGCCGCTCACGAGGCCCTTGTCTATCAGCGGGGAATAACAAAAACTCTGGAAGAGGTTGCCACCAAAAAATTTCAGGACCAGGGCATTGCCGTGCATTTCCTGACTCCCGAGGAACTCCAGGCCTTCAAGGACAAGACCCGCTCCGTCTGGGACAAGTACCGCAGTTCAATTCCCCAGGAGCTTTTCGATATGGTGGCCGCGACCCAGACGGACGACTATGTGGCTGTGGGAGATGCCGATTCCGGAACGAACAAGGGGCTCTACAACGCTGTAGCCACCTCCCTGTAA
- a CDS encoding amidohydrolase family protein, producing MNVIDFRFRPHTPEVVNGIANSKMFKDLCEAIHFEKCKPESFDAIIKGMDENHIVKAVITGRDCESTYASMANGNGSLLEFCEKCPEKFIGFWGIDPHKGMAAIRDLEQAVTQHDGIQGAAIDPYLAKIYPNDARYYPLYAKCCELEIPVIMTTGTASFVPGAVIDHVAPRYIDFVARDFPELKIIMSHGGYPWVDEAIIVTQRNKNVFIEMSEYELWPHAEAYTTAANELIADKMLFASAHPFIDYREQLEKYANLPFENEVYEKVMYGNAARILGM from the coding sequence ATGAACGTCATTGATTTCAGATTCAGACCCCATACTCCGGAAGTGGTCAATGGTATTGCCAACAGCAAGATGTTCAAGGACCTTTGCGAGGCCATCCATTTTGAAAAATGCAAGCCCGAATCCTTTGACGCCATCATAAAGGGTATGGACGAGAATCATATCGTCAAGGCCGTTATCACGGGACGCGACTGCGAAAGCACATATGCCTCCATGGCCAATGGCAATGGCAGCCTGCTGGAATTCTGTGAGAAGTGCCCTGAAAAGTTTATTGGTTTCTGGGGTATTGACCCCCACAAGGGCATGGCCGCCATCCGTGATTTGGAGCAGGCCGTGACGCAACACGACGGCATTCAGGGAGCGGCCATTGATCCCTATCTGGCCAAGATCTATCCCAATGATGCCCGGTATTATCCCCTTTACGCCAAGTGCTGCGAGCTTGAGATCCCCGTCATCATGACCACGGGAACAGCCAGTTTTGTTCCGGGTGCGGTCATTGATCACGTTGCCCCGCGGTACATTGATTTTGTGGCCCGTGATTTCCCCGAGCTCAAGATCATCATGAGCCATGGTGGATATCCCTGGGTGGATGAGGCCATTATCGTTACCCAGCGTAACAAAAACGTATTCATTGAGATGTCCGAATACGAACTCTGGCCCCATGCAGAAGCCTACACCACGGCCGCCAACGAGCTCATTGCCGACAAGATGCTTTTTGCTTCGGCCCACCCCTTTATCGACTACCGCGAACAGCTTGAAAAATACGCCAATCTTCCCTTTGAAAACGAGGTGTACGAAAAGGTCATGTATGGCAATGCCGCCCGCATTCTCGGGATGTAG